A stretch of the Bacteroidia bacterium genome encodes the following:
- a CDS encoding tetratricopeptide repeat protein, whose protein sequence is MFASTFSAVRGNALDSLLTLLKTAHDTDRIHLVILISDEYRFTDLDKAIQYGHLGVELAEKENYVVLMMEAYNYLGNAYRDKGNYDLGLIYLHKAEKLAKEENNLMWRSKSCNNLGNIYGEKGDDEMSLKYYIEGYKFAEQIGDYDAMVVTGGNVGAVYLSRKQPVPALQYFRQSLNSISKIKTEANKFRVQFAMWLNIGACHFDLDNMDSALFYFQKTLELAEKNKNASKIASAKEQIACVHMKRGNLTEAIQLFEEVLKIFRELDHKPKIQDMLVYMGEAYFRAGDYNKAAAIYEEALTLSKEMGINSYTFEIYDGISKVAEKQNDFKKAYLFSRNAIRFKDSIKRDEDIRLLAEMQTRFETEKKQKEIELLNEKDRNNKIIIWAVGIGLVLVLIGGIFFFNAYHNKRKAALLLERQKNEIERQKHIIEEKNKDITDSISYAERIQSALLTSDMYLQKHFGESFVLFRPRDIVSGDFYWGYEKDGNFFFAAADSTGHGVPGAFMSMIGVSLLNEIIIERKISNPALILDILREEIIHRLNPEGRSERKDGMDMVLIRYDKTARELDYAAANNSFYIIRNGKLLVQPADKMPVGAHSGINAGFTRHRLTMEKEDMIYLFTDGFADQFGGANGKKFKYRQLEQTLLAISGFSCEEQKNKLDRVFTDWKGPLEQVDDVLLAGFRIS, encoded by the coding sequence ATGTTTGCAAGTACCTTTTCTGCTGTACGGGGGAATGCACTGGATTCTCTGCTTACACTGCTAAAAACTGCCCACGACACCGACCGGATCCACCTCGTTATACTTATCAGCGATGAATACCGCTTCACCGACCTTGATAAAGCCATTCAATATGGTCATCTCGGTGTGGAGCTGGCAGAAAAAGAGAATTACGTGGTACTGATGATGGAAGCCTATAATTATCTGGGAAACGCCTACCGGGATAAAGGAAATTACGATTTGGGGTTGATCTATTTACACAAAGCCGAGAAGCTGGCAAAAGAAGAAAATAATCTGATGTGGAGGTCTAAGTCCTGCAATAACCTCGGAAATATTTATGGAGAAAAGGGTGATGATGAAATGTCATTAAAATATTATATTGAAGGTTACAAATTCGCTGAACAGATTGGTGATTACGACGCCATGGTTGTTACCGGCGGAAATGTGGGCGCAGTCTACCTGTCGCGCAAACAGCCCGTACCCGCCCTGCAATATTTCAGGCAATCGCTGAACTCCATTTCTAAAATAAAAACAGAGGCAAATAAATTCAGGGTTCAGTTTGCAATGTGGTTAAATATCGGGGCCTGCCATTTTGACCTTGATAACATGGACAGTGCTCTCTTCTATTTCCAGAAGACGCTTGAATTAGCCGAAAAGAATAAGAATGCTTCCAAGATTGCCTCCGCCAAGGAGCAAATTGCCTGTGTTCATATGAAACGTGGTAATCTTACGGAGGCGATCCAACTTTTCGAAGAGGTACTGAAGATCTTCCGGGAACTTGATCACAAGCCCAAAATACAGGATATGCTTGTTTACATGGGAGAAGCATATTTCAGAGCGGGAGATTATAACAAAGCTGCGGCCATCTATGAAGAAGCCCTGACCTTATCGAAAGAAATGGGGATCAACTCCTACACCTTTGAAATCTATGATGGCATATCAAAGGTCGCAGAAAAACAAAATGATTTCAAAAAAGCCTATCTATTCTCCAGGAATGCGATACGTTTCAAGGACTCCATCAAACGAGATGAGGATATCCGGTTACTGGCTGAGATGCAAACCCGGTTTGAAACAGAAAAAAAGCAAAAGGAAATAGAATTACTCAACGAGAAAGACCGGAATAACAAAATCATCATCTGGGCGGTTGGGATCGGATTAGTTCTTGTACTCATCGGCGGAATCTTTTTCTTCAATGCATACCACAACAAGCGAAAAGCGGCCTTGCTGCTGGAGCGGCAGAAAAACGAGATCGAGCGGCAAAAACATATCATTGAGGAAAAAAATAAAGATATTACAGACAGTATTTCCTATGCAGAAAGGATTCAAAGCGCTTTACTCACCAGTGATATGTATCTGCAAAAGCATTTTGGAGAGTCTTTTGTACTATTCCGTCCGCGCGATATTGTAAGCGGAGATTTTTACTGGGGATATGAAAAAGACGGCAATTTCTTTTTTGCCGCAGCCGATTCTACAGGTCACGGGGTTCCGGGCGCGTTCATGAGCATGATCGGGGTAAGTTTGCTCAACGAGATCATCATTGAAAGGAAGATTTCTAATCCGGCACTTATCCTGGATATTCTCCGAGAAGAGATCATTCACCGCCTGAATCCGGAAGGGCGGTCGGAGCGAAAAGACGGAATGGACATGGTGCTGATCCGTTATGATAAAACAGCCAGAGAGCTGGATTACGCGGCTGCTAATAATTCGTTTTACATTATACGAAACGGGAAGCTTCTCGTTCAACCGGCTGATAAAATGCCGGTAGGTGCCCATAGCGGGATCAACGCGGGTTTTACGCGGCACCGGCTGACCATGGAAAAAGAAGATATGATCTACTTATTCACGGA